The sequence GGACTTTCACGGTCAAAAGCTTCAGCATGTAGGCAGCAAATAGCTCCTGTTCTGTTTGTAGTCAATCTCAATCGAGTTGACAAGTACGAGTCATTTTCTGGTTGCTCCTTACCTGTGTGCCGCACGCGGAGAAACGGGGAACGCCATCATGTGGACACGGTCGATGAGATACAGTAGATGACGCTTGAGCCGCACATCATGACATGACATGCATGGAGAACAGCTCATGCATGCATACATGGTCGTACAGATACAATGCATAGGTTGACCATGCCAGTTGCCAGACACAGCTAGTCAATAAATGCCACGCAAGCTCAACAATATCCCGGCGCACACAACCAGTGTCATTCCAGGGCTGCCATCAAGCACTAGGTGCAATAGCAACTGGGCGCTGGTAGTTTATAAAGAAGGGCGCGGCGCTGGTTGCCATTCCAGGCACGCGAAATATAATACCTGTCCTCCGAGCTAAGCTTTGTTCATCACCGGAATTACTCCATGGCGACGTTCCGGCAGCGCCGCCCATCTCTCATGCCAGCAGCGCTTCCGTTCCTAGTAGTACTACTCTTcctcggcgccgtcgccggcccagccgccgccggcaagaCGGAGGACCTGACCGTCTTCTGGGGCCGGAACAAGGACGAGGGCTCGCTCCGGGAGGCGTGCGACACGGGCACCTACACCACGGTGATCATCTCCTTCCTCAGTGTCTTCGGCCACGGCAGCTACTACTCCGCCGACCTCTCCGGCCACGACGCCTCCGCCGTCGGCGCCGACATCAAGCACTGCCAGGCCGCAAACAACGTCACCGTGCTCCTCTCCATCGGCGGCAACGGCGACCAGTACTCCCTCCCCACTGCCAAGGCAGCCAGGGACCTCGCCGACCACCTCTGGCACGCGTACCttggcgggcgccgccgccgcggcgttccCCGGCCGTTCGGCGACGCCGTGCTCCACGGCGTCGACCTCTACGTCGACCACGGCGGGTCCGCGAACTACGACGAGCtcgcccgccgcctcgccgggtACAAGGGGGTGCTCCTGACGGTGACGCCGCGGTGcatgggcgacggcggcgagggcggcgtggACGCGGCGCTGGCGACGGGGCTTTTCCGGCGCATCCACGTGCGGTTCTACAACGACACCGCGTGCTCGTTCAGGTCGGAGGACAAGAGGTTCTTCTACGGGTCGTGGCTTGGGTGGGCGGAGAGGTTCCCGGCGGCGAAGCTCTACGTGGgtctgccggcggcgagggacgtGGCGAGCGACGGCTGGGTGGAGGCCGAGGCCGTGGGCGCGGAGGTGATGCCGCTGGTGCGGGAGACGAATAACTACGGCGGCGTCATGCTGTGGAACCGGTACTATGACAAGAGGGATGGCTATGGCCTGCGCATCAAGCACATGGtctgatgatgacgatgatgatcgACTGAGATTGTCTTGTCTGCAGTGTGCACGTCTGAGTGTCTGTTCAAACTTGCATTGTTCGTGCTTTGCTTAATTGAATATCAAATTAAACTTGTTTCATTTGTGCTAGCTAGTCGATGACGTCGCAAACTTGTGGATGGAACGAATATAAGAGCTTCAAATTGATGTTTAATTTGGTTCATCTCACCAACAATCATATTGAACGCATATTAATGACAAGACAATATAATTTTACATGCACAAGAATTCTATACATATTTCGTCCTCTCTTTGACATACAATGCTAAATTGAAAGAAGATAATCATATGCAGTGGCATAAAGGAGCGTGCAAGTCATGCTCTCGTGCATTAATTTTATTCAACGTCTCACTAACTTCACCTGTTACGTGAAGAATCGGCACAGCTACTAGTTAGCTTTGGATTTTCAGACCATGCAAGGAATCATGGATATTATCGATGGTGCGGCTGAAACccgtgatcttttttttttaacagGCACAAGATTGCGCACTATTTCTATTAGTAAAGAAGGAGTTTACAAGTAGGCCGCCTCAGCGGATGACCCACATGggagaaaaacaaaacaaaacaaatgtaCAAACTCTATAGGGTTCTGCAGCTCGGGCGGATACACGCCTAGGGCAACTAGGGCCGTGGCCCAAAAAGTCTCTCATATCCCTGCATTTTTTCATGGCCCAGGCCCAGCAATCATTTAGGTGGAGACCGTGGACTGGCCCTAGTCTCATACCCAAGTTCTTTCGTGGCTTACTGGCCCAGCAACTCGTCCTGGCCTaggcattttttcttttttatatttaaaaaaaatcaaaatttcaataatatatgtccgttttgaaatatttcaaaactacccccggtcgccctatgagGGCGGCAGGCActagatgtaattttttttcttcaaa comes from Panicum virgatum strain AP13 chromosome 4K, P.virgatum_v5, whole genome shotgun sequence and encodes:
- the LOC120705102 gene encoding xylanase inhibitor protein 1-like, which gives rise to MATFRQRRPSLMPAALPFLVVLLFLGAVAGPAAAGKTEDLTVFWGRNKDEGSLREACDTGTYTTVIISFLSVFGHGSYYSADLSGHDASAVGADIKHCQAANNVTVLLSIGGNGDQYSLPTAKAARDLADHLWHAYLGGRRRRGVPRPFGDAVLHGVDLYVDHGGSANYDELARRLAGYKGVLLTVTPRCMGDGGEGGVDAALATGLFRRIHVRFYNDTACSFRSEDKRFFYGSWLGWAERFPAAKLYVGLPAARDVASDGWVEAEAVGAEVMPLVRETNNYGGVMLWNRYYDKRDGYGLRIKHMV